The window ATTTGCCGACGCGGGACAATGAACCGAAAAAAACGGTTCCGTAATCCAGGCGGGCCGCAGCGAAGGCGCGGAGCAAAGACGACTACACTACAATCGCGAGGAACGGAGATTTTGCGATGAATCATTTTCTCTCTCGGCGCGATTGGCTGATCGCTGCGAGCTCAACAGCACTCGTTACTGCCGTGCGTTGCGCCCGCGCCGACGCCAAGAAACGACGATTGCCGCTGCCGGGCTTCAGTCTGTACGGCATGAAGACGCTCACACTCAGCGAAGGTCTGGTGCAGTGCGCCGAGATCGGTTATCGCTGCGTGGAGCTTCCCGTACTGGCCGATTGGCCGGGTGATAGCGCGAAGTTTTCTGCCGTGGACCAAAAAGAATTTCGCGACGGACTGGCGAAAAATAATCTGCGTCTGACCGCGCTGATGGATAACTTACCGATTCTCGGCGACGAGGCGAAGCATCGTGGCAATCTGGAGCGGTTGCAAGCAGCGGCCGAAATCTCGCGCTCGATGAGCGAAAAAGATCCGCCGCTGGTCGAAACCGTCCTCGGCGGCAAGCCCACCGAGTGGGAAGCGGTGAAGCAGCAGTTTGTCGACCGCCTGGGCGAATGGGCCCGCGTCATGCAACAAGCCGAGGTGCCGCTAGCGATCAAGGCGCACATCGCCAATGCCATTCAGCGGCCCGAGCAACTCGCCTGGGTGCTGCGGCAGGTGAACAATCCCTGGCTGACGGCTGCTTATGACTTCAGCCATTTCGAACTGCAAAAAATGGACTGCCGCGACACCATCAAAGTGCTCGCTGAGCACACCAGGTTTGTCCATGTGAAAGATGCTCAAGGTGAGCCGGGCAAATTTCAATTCCTGCTCCCCGGTGAAGGAACGATCGACTACGCGCAGCTGTTTCAAGCACTTAACCAAAGCGGTTACAGCGGCGATATTGTCGTCGAGGTCAGCGGCCAGGTTTTCTCGAAGGCCGGTTACGATCCCATCGCCGCGGCGAAGAAGTCGTACGCGGCCCTCGCTCCGGCGATGAAGCATTTTGGCGGTGAAACGCCATGAAAGCGCGAGTATTTGTCCTCTGGTTGCTGGCTGGACTGCTCGTCGGCGGCATTGTGACGCTGATGGTTATGCGCAATCGAGTCGCCGATCCATTGCCGGAACTCAAACCGGCCGATTTCTACGCCGCCCGCGCGAAGTGGGAAAAGAACGAACTGCCGAACTACGACATTGAAGTGCAGGTCACCGGCACTCAAGGCGCGACGTATCGCGTGCAAGTTCGCGAAGGAAAAGCGATCGCGGCCTGGCGAAATGACAAGCCGCTGCTGCAAGAACGAACCTTCAGCACCTGGAGCGTCCGCGGCATGTTCGGCACGATTAGCCGCGACATCGATCACCTCGAACGCCGCGCGGCGGGGAAGTCCGAGCAATCGACGCCGCGGCTTACACTGCGCGGCGAGTTTGACGCGAAAACCGGTTATCCCGCTCGTTATCGTCGCATCGAATGGGGCTCGTCCGTCGAGGTTTCGTGGAAAGTTACCCAGTTCGAAACCGCTAAATCTGCCAAGGCTGCCGCCGAACAATCACCGCCGCAGACTTCGCCCGAGTAGCGCATTCGCCAACGCAGTCCATTTTCTAACGGGGCAGGGCAGGGGCCGCCGATACGCGCTCTTGCTAGCAGTTGGTTTCGCCCTTGCTGGCGGATAGAGCAATCGCTACGATCCCGCCCGCTGACCGAACCCCTCGGTTTATTTAGATCACACATGCAACTTCGCTTCACTCAGCCGCGACGTCTCGCTGCCGCACTCTTTCTGTGCGGATCGGCTGCGTGCGCGCTGACGGGTTGCAAACAGGGCGCCTTCTCGGCGGCTCCTACCGCGCCAGGAGCGCAAGGCATTGCCGCGACTCCCAATCAGCAGATGGTTGCCCAGCAGCAGGCATCGCAGCAGCTGGAGGCGATGAAAAACGTCTGGACTCAGCAACAGCAAACGCTGACTTCGACGGTGCAAGATCTGACCAAGCGGACCTCGCAACTCGATCTGAACAACAGCAATCTGACTCGCGAACTGGCTCAAGCCCAGCAACAGCAGCAGAAGTATCTCGAGCAGATCGATCTGCTGAAGAAGCAACTCGGAGATACGGCCGGCATGCTGAAGAATGAACAGCTGGCCAGCCAGGATGCTTCGAAAAAGCTGCAAGCCCTGCAAGCCTCGACGACTTTCCGTGGCGGCGCGAGCATCACGGCGAACAACAGCGTGAAGCAGTCGCTGCAAACGATCACCCTCCCCGGCCTGGAAGTGAAGCAGGACGGCGAAATGGTGCGGATCGAAATCCCCGCCGACAAACTGTTCACGCCCGGCAGCGCGCAGCTGACGCCCGAAGCCAGCCGCATCATGGACGAAGTCGCTTCCGCGATCGCTCGTTCCTACCCACGGCAACGCGTGATCGTCGAAGGTCACGCCGACAACACGCCCGGCACGGCGGTTAATGCGCACCTGCTGACGAACGCCCAGGCCCAACTCGTCTATCAGCACTTCGTGACGAAGAACAATCTCCCGTCACGGCAACTCTCGATTCTCGCCATGGGCGAAAATCATCCGCTCGCTTCCAACGCGACGCCGCAAGGCCAGTCCAAGAACCGCCGCATCGAAGTGGTGGTCTATCCGGATACGATTGACTGAGGAAGGGACGGGAGATCAGGCGCGAGAGTCGAGATTAGTACAATCGCCTCGAACTAAGCGGTTTCTGCATCCGCGACGGTACAAACCTTCCCGCAGAGGCATTTGGCTGATGCGAAGAATGATCCGTAGCTGTCAGCCCACTGAACTTTCGTCAGTTCCAGGCCGTCTTCGGAATCATATATCGCCGAAGCGATGACAGCGAACCGCTGTCCGCCGCAGTCGCACACGACCGGCTGTAATACGGTCCGATTTTGAGCTACATATTCGGCGGGGAGGTACGAGCGTTCGTTGCAGACGACCGCGTTGTAGCCGTGAAGGCCATCATCGAAGAGCACAAACTCGAATCCGCAACTGTCACAATGCGCATCGCAGCGTTGTGTGCCGCCATAGGGAGTTCCAGAGATCCAGCCAGACGATCGCTTGCTGCCTGTGCGAAGCGCAAAGCTATCTGTCTGGCCGCAGCGACAGCGAATCAAACCTCTCCATTCCGTCGATCCGGGTTCGTCAGTTCGAGACAACCAATCGGCCCCGGCGGAAATCCAAACTTGCCGCAAGTCCGCGGTTAGTTCCGCTAAAAGCCCCCACAACTGCGGAGGACCATCATCACCAGGGCGATTGTTGGTTGGCATGGAACACATTTGCGCGGCTTATCCCGTATTGCCCTCGTCCCTCGCCTCCCGTCCCTCGCCCCTCTCCTACTCATGCCGTAGCGCTTCGATCGGATCCATCTTCGCCGCGCGGATCGCGGGGTAGATGCCGAAGACCACGCCTACCAGCACCGAGATGCCGAAGGCCAGTGGCAGTGAGAGCAGCACGATCTGTGGCTGCAGACGTTGCACCACTTCTGGTACGTCCGCCATCACGCTGGGGGCGTAGGCCAGGAGTAGATCGCGCGTCCCGGTAATCACGATCGGACAGAGCAAGCCGACCAGAATGCCGGTGATGCCGCCGACGACCGAGAGGGACGTTGTTTCGACCAGAAACTGCGTAACGATGTGCGCCTGCGTGGCACCGAGGGCTCGGCGGATGCCGATCTCGCGCGTTCGTTCGGTGACTGTCGCGAGCATGATGTTCATGATGCCGATGCCGCCGACGAGGAGCGAGATCGCCGCGATCAGGCCCATGAAGAGCATGAACATGAGTCGCGTGACGCGGGCTTGCTCGAGCAGCTCTTCCGGCACGATCACCGCCACATCGCGGCGGATTGGCGCTGCGTTTTCCTCTTCGGTGACGATTTTCTTCAGGCCGTTTTTGGCGGCTCGCGAATCATCCTTCACGTGCAGAATTGAACGGACCAGGTCGGCTGTCTCCGGCACATTCTCCACTGAGTCGATGCGCAGCGTGATTTGATTGAGTTCGACGATTTCCGTCGTCATCGAGCTGCCGCGCCGAGTCGTCACGAAATCTCCTACCCGCTGCCGGAGCGTCGAGATCGGCACGTAAATGTCGGCGCCAAAATCCTGAGCGTCGAGCGAACCGCCGATTGCCGCTGTCGGTGTGCGATACTTGAGCACGCCCACCACCTGGTAGTAGTCCTTGCTCTCGGCAAAATAGACGCGCCGGCCGATCGGATCCTCGTAGGGAAACAATTCCTCGGCCATCGTCGAGGCCAGCACGCACAGATTGGCGGTATTGTTCAGATCGGCTTCGGTCAGCAAGCGGCCGCGCTCAAGTTCGAGCCGTGTCACATCGAAATATTCTGGCGTGCAGCCCACCAGGCGGCCGTCGACGTCGCGGCCGTTGAAACTCGCCGTGCGCCGAACCTCGCGAATCGGCAGCGCCGATTTCAGCGTCGGGATCGTCATTTGCAGCTTATCGAATTCGTCCCGTTTCAAACCGTATGGCACGGGCCCCGAAAACCCCGCCGTCGCTTCGGCGGGCGGTTTCACGCTACGGACGATGATGTTGTCGGCGCCGAGACCTTCGATCTGCCGCTGCGCTTCCTGACTGATTCCTTCACCAATCGCGAGGAGCCAAATGACGCTCACCACGCCGATGAAAATGCCCAGCACGGTCAACAGCGACCGCATCGGATGCAGCAGCAGGCTCTTGAGACCGAGTTGGAAAGTGCGAAGGAAAAACATGGCTTCATCTGTAGCTGAATCCGCCAGAATTCAGAGGGAGTCGCGATTGATCGTCGATTTCTGAATTCTGGCGAATTCAGCTACTTGGTTCATTTTGAGTTCAATGACTCACTACCGTGGCCGCATTGGCATCGACTCCGCCGACCGCAACGGGCGCGGTGCGCGGCCGAGCGAGGACCCGGTTAGTGTTTTGCTTATCGACTTGCACGACTCCGTCTTTCAGCCGGATGATCCGTTTCGCGTGCTGCGACACATCGTCTTCGTGGGTCACGAGGATGATCGTCTTGCCGGCATCGTTTAGTTGTTGAAAGAGAAACAGGATCTCTTCTGTCGTCACGCTGTCGAGGTTACCGGTCGCTTCGTCGGCGAGGATGAAGTACGGATCGTTCACCAGGCTGCGAGCAATCGCCACACGCTGCTGTTGACCACCCGATAATTGCGACGGCCGATGGCCGAGGCGTTCGCCGAGGCCCACCATATCGGCGAGTTCGCGACAACGCTTACGCGAGGCTGCGTTCACTCGGCCTTGGTAGTACAACGGCACTTCGATGTTTTCGACGACCGTCAGCTGTTGAATCAGGTTGTACGACTGAAAGACGAAGCCGATGCGCGAAGCCCGCGTGTGCGACAATTGGTTGTCGTTCATCTTGGCGACATCGTCTTCGCCGAGGAAAAAGTTGCCTGCCGAAGGCTTGTCGAGGCAGCCGAGCAAGTTGAGCAGGGTACTCTTGCCTGAGCCCGAAGGGCCCATGATCGCGACGTAATCCCCTTCGGGAACGTCGAACGTCACACCTCGCAAGGCTCGTACGGTTTCGCTTTTCAGGACATAGTCTTTGCGAACGTCGATCAGCCTCGCCGCATAACTCACTGGCCGCCTCCCGTGCCCGAGATGCCGCCTTGCTTCGATTGAGCTTTAATCGCCGCAACTCGCGCTGCCATCACGGGCAACAACTCATCGCGATCGAGAAAGCCATCGCCATTCTTGTCGGCGCCGGCCAGGAAGGGACGCATCCGCTCACTCACATTTTCGACTTCGCCCGCAGAGAGCTTGCCGTCTTTGTCTTGGTCCGATTCAAGAGTCCGTTCGAGCATGCTGGCGACAGTTGGTGCACCACCACCGAACCCACCAGGGCCTTTCTTCTTGGACTCTCCATCGCCGCCGGGGCCTTTCGCATTCACTGGCGCCGCGGCAATTGCGACAACTTTGACCGGCGAAGCATCGGGCAGATTTGGCAAGTCGAGTGCTGCTTCGCGGCGGGGATTCAGGACCACCGTATCGCTTACGGCCAGCCCCTTTTCGATCACGGCGACTTTGTCGTTCGTGGAACCGACCGTCACTTCGCGAGTCTCGAGCTTCTCACCGTTCTGCACGAGCACAAAGAAATGGCCTTTGTGATCGACCAGCGCCTGCACGGGAACTTGGAGTGCATCGGGCCGGCGTTCAATGTGAATGCGGGCTTCGGCGTTCATGCCGGTGCGAAGGGCAGGGGGTGGACTCAAAATCTTGATGTATGCAGCGTATTTCTTCACGCTGCCGCTCGACCAACTGCTGGGCTCGGCGTATTGATTGACTTTGATGACTTCGCCCTGCATCAATTCATCCTTGAGCGCGTCGACGCGGATCGTCACCGGCAGGCCGGGCCGCACCTTGGTCACGCGGGCTTCATTGATGAGCGCTTTGACCTGCATGTTGTGCGGATCGGGCAACCGGATAATGGGCTGCTGTTCACGCACCATCGAGCCGGCTTCGACGACGAACTCTGCGCTGCTGCCGCTGCGGCCGCCGGAGTTATATTTGTTGGCATAAACCACTTGGCCAGGCTGCGTGGCTTTAATCACGCACTTTGCGATCTGTTCTTCAATGTCTTTGAGCTTATCTCGTTCCAACTGATTGCTGCTCTCTTCGGCTCGCACCTTGGCATCGGCAGTCGCAATGTCGCTGTCGAACTGCTTGAGCATCTTCTCGCGGGTGTATTTGCGGAGAACTTCGACCTTGGTCTGAGCCCCGTCGAGCTGATTGCGGGCGTTATCGACGCCGTACTTGGCCCCTTCGAGTTGCAGTGGGCTGAGGATGCCTTTGCCGGCCAAGCGCTGAGCCGAGTCGAACGATAGTTGCGCGCTTCGCAAGTTCTGCTCGGCGACAAAGACCTCACCGAGGTACAGTTTCTCTTCCTGCTTGAACGTCCCTTCGAGATACTCTTTGCGCGAGATCAGGGCCGCGTCGAGCGTGTTCTTGGCTTGCACAACCAGAGCTTCGCTGGTGTTGACAACAATCTTTTGCTGCAGCCGTTCTTGTTCCAGCGCGCTTGAATCGAGGCGAACGAGCAGGTCACCTTCCTTGACTTGTGCCCCTTCGGGCATCACTTCGAGAATGGTGATGCCGCCGCCGTTGCGGCCTTTCACTTCGCAGCGGATTTCGATGTTGCTGCTGCTCTCGATTTCGCCCTGCTCGAGCACGACCGATTCGTAGGCCCCTTGCGAGACCTGCTTGACCATCGGGCCGGGGCCTTTGTCCTCTTTGCCGCGGAACATCGTCCAGTACACCGCGCCACCCACGCCCACGCCGATAACGACCAAGGCGAGGATCGTTACGATGGCATTGCCACGGCGGGAACGGCGGACGAGCAGGTCGCGCGTGCGACACTTCGCCGGAGCCAAAACGAAACCAACTGCTGGGAGAGTCATTTTCATACGTGGGCCCTCATCCGAGGTTGTTTGGGGCCAATCTGGCGGCTGCAATGGCGGGAATCTAACCAGGCGTCCCAGTCAAAACCGGCGGTCAAAACGCCCACAAGGCAGGTCCCCTGATAGACCATCGAGTCTTCAGAGGATCCATCTGTATCGATTCTATACCGCCTCGCAACCGCTGTCACTCAGTTTTCGCGCCCAAATCCAGTCCAATCCTGCGTTTACGTGCGCGAGCCCGCAGCGGTTGCCGGCGACGATACTTCCTATTAAACCTGTTCGAACAGCATTTGTTTCGCATGCTGTCGATGATGTCACACCACCGCCCGGGAATAATCCGCGGCCGCCGTGGCTCCCAGATCTAATCCTCCTCCGGCCCTCTCTTCAGGAGCCCTCAGATGTCTCCGTTTTCTTTCCGGCGGTACTCGGCCGCCTGTTTGTTCCTGCTCGCCATGATCTATCCCGCCTGGGCCTGCTGCCCAGCGCCGCGCTACGGCAACTGGGCGGTCAACGCCGACCAGACCGTCATCATGCTCTGGGATCCTGTCGCCAAGATGCAGCACTTCATTCGCAAGGCGTCGTTCCAAGCCGATGACAAGGATTTTGGCTTTATCATTCCCAGTCCTGCCCAACCCGAGCTGGCTGAGTCGGGCAACGCGGCCTTCGACGTGCTGAAGAATGCCACCAAGCCAGCCGAGATTCATCAGCCGCGCAATCAGGGCGGTGGAGGTTGCGGCTGCAGCAGTGACATGGCAAACGTCAAATTTGCCGCCAAGGCCACTGGCGAAGCTCGCGTGCTCGAGGAAAAGCTCGTCGCCGGTTTCAACGCCACCGTCCTCGAAGCCGACGACGCCGAAGCGCTCACCGCTTGGCTCAAGGACCACGACTACGCTTACTCACCTGCCGTGGCTGAATGGGCCAAGCCTTATATCGAAAAAGGTTGGAAGTTCACTGCGCTCAAGGTCGCTCCCGAAAAACCTGCAGAAGGCGCGCCGCCAGAATCGGCAGCTCTGAAGACCGTGAACGCCAGCGCCTTGCGCTTGTCGTTTGCCACCGACAAGCCTCTATTTCCCTACCGCGAACCCGACTACGAAAAAGTCGCCGGCGCAAACGCGGATCAAAAACAACAATTGACGGCAGCGCAGCGTCTCTTGCGGATCTACTTCATTTCGAATGCCCGCTACCAGGGCGACCTCACCTTCGAACAGCCTTGGACAGGCAAAGTCGCTTGGTCGGGCAAAGTGGAATCAGCCCTCCGCACGCAGTTGCTCGCGGAATTGAATCTGCCGGAAACAACCGGCCCGGCCGAGTTTCATCTCACCGAATTCGAAGACGCCTGGCCGTACAAAGTTGCACCGGCCGATGTCTACTTCGCAGAGGCGAAAACGCAGGACGATGTTCGTCGTCCGCCCGTTTATGTGAGCTACGAGCGCGGCGGCGATCTTTCGCTGGCCCTGCTCATTGCCGCGGCGTGTGGATTACTCGTGATTCGCCGCAAAAGTGGTGCATAACGCGAGCAGTGACTAGTTCGGATACTTCGCCCGCACCATCGCGCGATCGGCTGCCGAAAGCTTATCGAGCGGCATGGTCACGATCTTTCCATCAGGCCGTTGCAGCCTGACCTGCCCATTTTCGAGCGCGATGAATGTCGCTTCGAGTTTGTGCGCGCCCGTTGAATCCACCCATGTCCGCATGGTCTTCAAAGGATCTGCCGTGGCGGATACCGGTGGAGGAGTTGGCCTCGGCGGTTCCATGACCGGCGGAGGATTGAACGTCGGCGGCGAAATGGGAGGCGGCGTGAAGCTTGGTGGCGTGCGAGTCTCGGATCCAGCCGACAGGACTGCATCGGGCGACAACTCGGGGAAGAGCTTGACGTAAGCCTGGTCTTCGTCCGAAAGCGAGGACAGCGGAAATGAGTTCGACACATGATTTCCGCCTCCGCCACTCATCAAGCGGACGCCGCGGCCGAAGTTTCCATAGAGATATCCGCGAAAGATGACGTTACCTGACCGATCGCGCCAATTTCGAGTCACGGTGTCTTGCGCAGGAACAGCACTGTTGAAGGGAGCCCTGAAATCTCCGCCTGGCTCGGCTGATCTCGGCGTGCTCGATTGCGCGACGGAGTTATTTCGATATTTGGGGTCAGTGACCGACATCCGCCGCAAACGATCGACACCCACGAACTCATCATCTGAGTCGGAATAGTTGTCGTAATGCACCTTGGCCTGGGTATCCGTCTTACTGATCACCGTAGCTGGATACCACGCGCCACCCCAAAGCACATGCACGCGCGCGTTGACATTCACTGCCGAGAGACTCGTAAACGACGTGCCCGGCTTCTTCGAAAACTCGCTGGGCGAACTACTGCTGCGCGGCGGCGATGGAATGGTGGCCGGAGGCATCGGCGGCCAGGCTGGCGGTTGCTGCTGGCGGGCCAGGTCTTCGCGCTGCATTTGTGCCGCCCGCTCGACGAGCGCACGGCGGTTCATTTCGTTCGAGTATCGCGAAAATAACGCCCCATAACCCATCGCGAGATAGCCGACCACGACAACCACGAGCTCTACCAGGCTCAGCGCGCAGACGCCCATCGTGACCAAAACCACGGTTCCACTAGAACCACCGGCAGCGGGTTGAGGAGCGTAACTCATGGCTCCCATCTTATTCGGATTTGGCGTGAAACGTCAATTTTTCTGCGAACGCGGCGAGAGAACACTTATCTGAATTCCCCCGCCTCTCGTCTCTCGCCTCCCGCCCCCGAATTTAGTACGTTCGCGGCGTCGTTCGGCCCTGTACCCGTCCCGGCAGACCTTGAATGCGCAAGAACCCTTCTGCATCGGTTTGGTTGTACGAGCCGCCACCTTCCATCGTGGCGATACCTTCGTCGTACAGATTGTTCGGGCTGCTGCGTCCCGCAACTTGGATGTTCCCCTTGTAGAGGTTGAGCGTCACTTCGCCAGTCACGTGCTTTTGGGCGTCCTTGATGAAGGCGAGGAGCGCGTCCATCTTGGCGTGATACCAAAAGCCGTAGTACACCATTTCGGCGACCTGCGGGGCGAGCGAATCGCGGAGGTGCATCAGGTCGCGGTCCATCGTGAGTTGTTCGATCACGCGATGGCCCGTGTAGAGAATCGTCATGCCAGGAGCTTCGTACACGCCGCGGCTCTTCATACCGACGAAGCGGTTTTCGACCATGTCGATCTGACCGATGCCGTTGCGGCCGCCGATTTCGTTTAGCGTCTTCACGACTTGCAGCGGGCTGAGCGTCTTGCCGTTCACGCTGGTCGGCACACCCTTGTCGAAGGTGATTTTCACTTGCTCGACTTTGTCCGGCGCTTTTTGAGGCGTGATGCTCATGCCGAACTCGACGGTCTCGACGCCGTTGACGTTCAGGTCTTCGAGCTTGCCCGCTTCGTAGCTGATGTGCAGACAGTTCTCATCGCTGCTGTAAGGCTTGCTGACGCTGGCCTTCACCGGAATGTTGTGCTTCTCACAGTACGCGATCATTTCGGTCCGGCCGGGGAACGCTTTGCGGAACTTCTCGATCCGCCAAGGGGCGATGATCTTCACTGCGGGATTGAGGGCTTCGGCTGCGAGTTGGAAACGGCACTGATCGTTCCCCTTGCCCGTTGCGCCGTGAGCATAGGCGTCGGCGCCGACTTCGCGGGCCACTTCGAGGCACACTTTGCTGATGAGCGGCCGAGCGATCGACGTGCCGAGCAGATACCAACCTTCGTATTTGGCTTGCCATTGCAGCACCGGAAACGCGAAGTCGCGGCAGAGTTCTTCCTGCACGTCGACGATGCGGCTGCTCTTCGCGCCGCAATCGAGGGCCTTCTTTTTGGTGGCCGCGCGGTCTTCGCAGGGCTGGCCAAGATCGACGTACACGGCATGCACGTCGTAGCCTTCTTCCATCAGCCAACCGAGAATGACCGAAGTATCGAGACCGCCGGAATAAGCCAACACGCAACTAGGCATGACGAGCAACTCACATCAAGATTGGATTCAGGGAAGCCACGTATTTTCGTCACTCCGCGTACCCCTGACAAGGCCGTCATTGGCGTTAATCAGTCCTCCAACTTCAGCTGCACCCCGATCGGCAGTTCGGTTTTCCGCTCGCTCCGGGATGCGTAGTAAATGAGGAACGGCGGCCAAAACACTTGCTTGAAGCGAAAAGTGCCAAAGTTGCCGTAGCTCGCGAACTCGGACAGCTTCACCTTCAATCGCTTGGCCCGCTCATATACCTTGCCGTACTCCCAACTCTCGAGCGCAGGATGGATGATCGCTGGGGGCGGCATTTCAAAAGCCTTCTTCGGCATTCTCACGGCACCATTACGAGTGATCCGCGCAATCCCCTTGGCGGCAAGTAACCCAGCCGCCCAGAGCACTTGCAGACTATGTTCGTCGTCGTCGCTCAGGTGAAGATCATGCACAAACAGGCCGTTGCCCATCGAATACAAATTCGAACTGACTTCCTCTATCGCAAAGGGGAATTTACTCAGGGGAGTGCTGCGTTTGAGCCGGCGGAGCTTCCGCCAAACCTCTTCGACAGACTTCGCTTTCATGATCCTACCTTGCATCGTTTCTAATCGTAGCGGCGCAGCACGACCGCTAATCTTCATTACCCATCGAATCGCAAGCAAGGCCGAGATAAACTCGCTGTTCTATGAACCAAGACGAACTAAAACTGATGACGGCCCGGCTGCTGGCGGGGGAACTGGCTCACGAAGACTTCCTGGCCGGCATGTCGGCTGCACTCGAAGCTGCCGCCAATCCTCCGGCAGTGACACTCGATTTCGACCGCCAGCGCCGTTGCGGGTTTCCCGAGGTGGTCTACGGCGAGGGCAAATCGGCCACGACCATCGCAGCCATCATCGACAAGCTGCTGGCGAGTGGGGTTCGCGCCTACGCCACGCGGATTTCGCCAGAGAAGGGAGAATTTCTGCTGAAGCATCTCTCCTCGCGAAATGACACCGCGCGCTACAACGAACTGGCTCAGGTTTTTCGGGCCGATCCGCCTTCGCTGAAAGCAGCCGAACCGAAAGGCAAAGTGGCAATCATCACGGCGGGCACTAGCGACTTGCCGGTCGCCGAGGAAGCTCGCGAAACGGTCGAATGGATGGGCGTCGGCTGCGTGATGATCCACGACGTCGGCGTCGCCGGTCCCCATCGCCTGCCACTGCGGCTGCCAGAGTTCATCGACAGCGACGCGGTCGTCTGCGTGGCCGGAATGGAAGCTGCGCTGCCGAGCATCGTCGGCGGCTATGTTCCCTGCCCGGTCATCGGCGTCCCCACCAGCGTCGGCTATGGCGCCAACTTCGGCGGGGTTGCGGCGCTGCTTTCGATGCTCAACAGCTGCGCGGCGAACGTGACGGTGGTGAATATCAACGCGGGATTTAAGGGTGGTTACCTGGCCGGATTGATTGCGAGCAGGGCAGGGGAGAAGCTTGCTGCTCGAGAAGCTGGTGACGATAATTGAGTTGGAAACATTCATTTAGCGAGCACTTTATGTCCACCGATTTTGCTTCCAGCTCTCTACCAGTCGACGTGAAGACCGCCGCTCACCAACTTATCGATTCGCTCCCTGCTGACGCGAATTGGGATGACGTGATCTATCACGCTTACGTGCGAAAGTGCATCGAAGCCGGGCTCGCTGACGCTGATGTTGGTCGCGGAAGAGACGTGAATGATGTGAGAAAAGAATTCGGGCTCGGCCCATGCGAGTAATCTGGACTCCCGCTGCTAAACGCCAATTGGCGGAAATTCACAATGTTGCCGCCAATCTAGCTTCGGCAATGATGGCGATTTCACCGCCAGCCCTTCAGCCAACCCAGTCCATCCTCTGTACGCCCTTTCGGTCGGTACTCACAGCCAACCCAGCCGTCGTATTTCAGTTCGTCGAGCAGCTTGAATAAATACTCGTAGCGAATCTCACCGACGTCGGGTTCGTGGCGTCCCGGCACTCCGGCGATCTGTACGTGGCCGATGCCCGCTTGGTATTTGCGAAAGTTCATCGCCAAATCGCCGTCGACGATTTGAGTGTGATAGACGTCGAAGAGGACTTTCAAGTTTTGCAGGCCCAGTTGCTCGCGAATTGCGTGGGCTTCGTGCTGCGAGTTGAGAAAGAAGCCAGGGATGTCGCGCGGGTTGATCGGTTCGATGAGCAACGTCAAGCCGCGCTCGGCGAGCAACTTGGAGGCGACTTCCAGATTGCGCAGATAGACATCGAGATGACGGCTGC is drawn from Anatilimnocola floriformis and contains these coding sequences:
- a CDS encoding DUF6174 domain-containing protein, which translates into the protein MKARVFVLWLLAGLLVGGIVTLMVMRNRVADPLPELKPADFYAARAKWEKNELPNYDIEVQVTGTQGATYRVQVREGKAIAAWRNDKPLLQERTFSTWSVRGMFGTISRDIDHLERRAAGKSEQSTPRLTLRGEFDAKTGYPARYRRIEWGSSVEVSWKVTQFETAKSAKAAAEQSPPQTSPE
- a CDS encoding OmpA/MotB family protein; translated protein: MQLRFTQPRRLAAALFLCGSAACALTGCKQGAFSAAPTAPGAQGIAATPNQQMVAQQQASQQLEAMKNVWTQQQQTLTSTVQDLTKRTSQLDLNNSNLTRELAQAQQQQQKYLEQIDLLKKQLGDTAGMLKNEQLASQDASKKLQALQASTTFRGGASITANNSVKQSLQTITLPGLEVKQDGEMVRIEIPADKLFTPGSAQLTPEASRIMDEVASAIARSYPRQRVIVEGHADNTPGTAVNAHLLTNAQAQLVYQHFVTKNNLPSRQLSILAMGENHPLASNATPQGQSKNRRIEVVVYPDTID
- a CDS encoding ABC transporter permease, translated to MFFLRTFQLGLKSLLLHPMRSLLTVLGIFIGVVSVIWLLAIGEGISQEAQRQIEGLGADNIIVRSVKPPAEATAGFSGPVPYGLKRDEFDKLQMTIPTLKSALPIREVRRTASFNGRDVDGRLVGCTPEYFDVTRLELERGRLLTEADLNNTANLCVLASTMAEELFPYEDPIGRRVYFAESKDYYQVVGVLKYRTPTAAIGGSLDAQDFGADIYVPISTLRQRVGDFVTTRRGSSMTTEIVELNQITLRIDSVENVPETADLVRSILHVKDDSRAAKNGLKKIVTEEENAAPIRRDVAVIVPEELLEQARVTRLMFMLFMGLIAAISLLVGGIGIMNIMLATVTERTREIGIRRALGATQAHIVTQFLVETTSLSVVGGITGILVGLLCPIVITGTRDLLLAYAPSVMADVPEVVQRLQPQIVLLSLPLAFGISVLVGVVFGIYPAIRAAKMDPIEALRHE
- a CDS encoding sugar phosphate isomerase/epimerase family protein translates to MNHFLSRRDWLIAASSTALVTAVRCARADAKKRRLPLPGFSLYGMKTLTLSEGLVQCAEIGYRCVELPVLADWPGDSAKFSAVDQKEFRDGLAKNNLRLTALMDNLPILGDEAKHRGNLERLQAAAEISRSMSEKDPPLVETVLGGKPTEWEAVKQQFVDRLGEWARVMQQAEVPLAIKAHIANAIQRPEQLAWVLRQVNNPWLTAAYDFSHFELQKMDCRDTIKVLAEHTRFVHVKDAQGEPGKFQFLLPGEGTIDYAQLFQALNQSGYSGDIVVEVSGQVFSKAGYDPIAAAKKSYAALAPAMKHFGGETP
- a CDS encoding ABC transporter ATP-binding protein, which gives rise to MSYAARLIDVRKDYVLKSETVRALRGVTFDVPEGDYVAIMGPSGSGKSTLLNLLGCLDKPSAGNFFLGEDDVAKMNDNQLSHTRASRIGFVFQSYNLIQQLTVVENIEVPLYYQGRVNAASRKRCRELADMVGLGERLGHRPSQLSGGQQQRVAIARSLVNDPYFILADEATGNLDSVTTEEILFLFQQLNDAGKTIILVTHEDDVSQHAKRIIRLKDGVVQVDKQNTNRVLARPRTAPVAVGGVDANAATVVSH